Genomic DNA from Bemisia tabaci chromosome 2, PGI_BMITA_v3:
CGCGTTTCCAGGAGAGCGTGCGCCACGAGCGGCGTGTCCCACGAGGGAGGCAAACATGTTTGGACGTAGGCCTCTTCGTCGCGAACAAGGACTGACGTCTCAACGAACTTCCGCAAGATGGCACGGCTCCGGTGAGTTGGCGGGTAACCGAGCGCGTCAAACATAAATAGAGCGTTTATAGACATGAATGTGGCAGCGAAGAGGCCTTGTCCGGTCGCACTCGATCTTCAACCCATGACACCGCCCGGTCGATTGCTCTCTTGCGCAATTTTGGCGGAATGAGCGGCTCGACCGAACGCAAGATGGTGTTCACAGCGCTGAAGAATGAGAAACATAAGGTGCTTTGGTGTGGTGCGCGCGGCAACAAGCCGACCTGCTTGGGCGGGCAATGGAACAATTCGTCAATGCGAACGCCGTGAGGTCTCCCGACCGCTCGCTTTGTACTGAGCACTGCCAGTGGTACAATGCTGGTGCGGGCCCAGCATGCCACCCTCGACAAGTGAAATGGGAACCATCTCGGCAGATACATGATCTCTGGGGGTATTGCGGGTACAGCATCCCATGAGATTATACCTTGCAAAGCGAGGCGAATACGTGTGAGGACGTTTGCGGCTTCCGCGCCGCCCGCTGCTAAAACCGCCTTGCGGGCGCGAATCATATGCTCTGCATCTGGGGAGTCGCCGATCATCTTGAGGGCCAAGTAGGCGCACACGCTTGAGTGGATTGACGTCGGACCCTTGGCGTAGAGTGACCATCCTCCGTCCGGAAGTTGTGTGCGTCGCAAGTAGCGCGCGATCTTTTGTTCCAGCTCTAGGTTCGGCGTTTCGCCTAGAAAGCGAGCCATGAAGATGTATTCGGCAGGATACGTTGCGTCCGATTCATATTCGTACACCCAATGACCATCCTCTTTTTGGTCGGCCAAGAGTGCGTCCGTAGCCCGTTTTATGGGTACGTCTATTGCGTCCAGGTGATCGGACAAGTTGGTATGCTCAATTTCTTCAGCCTTCGTGGTGAGCCTCATTTTGCCGGTCTTAGTCCAGGTTTTCCCCTCTCCACCAAATCTAtgacacaaaataaaaaaactataATTGACAAAAAACCCCTAATTATCCCCTGAGATTCAATGTTGATTCTTGggttgcaatattttttccagtgaattttattCATCTTCTGGATGTAACAGTTAAATTAAGTCCTTTAAGACTGTGTGTTTGATCGCGACTCTCTCTGGTGCCCACTGCCGCAGCTTACCTGCTAGATCTGTTTCGTGATGATGACATCTACTTGTAAAATCCGCTGCGCACCCACGCTGCTGTCTATAGTCAAAAAGCCAGCTGCACTTTTAGCGCCACTGCTTCAGCCCGCTTCaaactcagtggcgtggcgtgatttgcgatatatcgattgatctgccatttaaacctatgggaaaagatcgatttacagggtgttcgcagcgaacaccttaataatcgattctttgccataggtttaaatggcataacaatcgatacatcgcaattcacgccacgccgctgttcAAACTTCGCTGAAACATAATTCGAACCTACCTCGTAACGGATTGGGCGTGCCCAACTTCACAAGTGGTGCATCCGGGCCCTACGCCACACGAAAAACGGAAACAAGCGTTTTTGAAAACACTCCGGAGAGCCACTTAACGGTCATCTAAAAAAACTGTAACACTTGCCCAGCGACTTTATCCCATACCTGAAGTCTGTTATACTCGTAGTTCGACATATTTGAAGCTAGTTGTATCCGGAcagaaaaattcgagtttctacGGTTGTTCATTGAGGCTCTAAATTCAAGGCCCGTGTTGTAAAATTACGCTCGGAGGCCACTTTGAGCCTCTTGAAATATGTTTTTGCGTTGTCCCACTACCTTAGTCTTGTAGAAACTCTATTATGCATTTATTTGAAACTAGTTTTACCTCGacaaatgcactggaaaaaaaagtagcttgaaacaaatcaaaatcagcttgaagcaagctggaaaaaatcttaaatttgccgccaagaaacgtatggcttgaaataagcatggccGTGCTGCTTGTAATTAGCTACCCGCTACCCGGCGGAATCTTACttatttttcgtttaatgctcggatccaatactaaatactgaaagttttattcatttttcataaaattccgtaaCGTAGGGATAAAACGTTACTGATTCTTCGACATGGATCATGTTGGAGTCGTCGTGCGTTGCCGCGGGTTTTGTTCTCGGTTTGCAGCACTGTTAAAAAGGGCGGCTTTTGGAGATCTCCTGGAATGACTTGAGAATGTAGGAATGTATGACTTAATGCCCGTGTCGAAAATGAAGGCGGAGTGGTTACAATTCAATggaaacttaattcaagaagttggctgcaaacttaaatcaagtctaattttttcagctatttcgaagattcgtgtcatgcttgaaaccaggattcttgaatcgagtatacagtatcttgaatcaagaaacaacTTCTTAGAATTAGCAGCCATGGTGGCTTGATGTAAGACTCAGCAGATTTGACTCAGGATTTTTGTGCTACTTAAATCAAGCTAGCAGGTGATCCAAGCTATAAGGTAGCTGCAAATAAGAATCTCGAATCTTGAATTTAGCAATAAATTGcttgttttaagataaaaattcttgaatcaagttgatttttcctcaagattccgagacggcttgaccgtagcagactttttttttccagtgtgaattCAAGTTCATTCGGCTGATCGACAGAACTCAAAAATGACTCCTCAGAGCAACTATACAAACTGTGCTGTGAACTATGGAATTATCGTCCCATTAAGTGGCCCTTCTAACGTAAATATTTACGTTATTTCCCTACGTAATTTTGGTTAAGGATACATGTACACATTTGAGGGGATTGGAGGGATAAGCGCATGTATTTGCTATACTTCAGGAAATacgtttttgaagtttcaaaattacatgtatCCGATGGGGATCTATAATTGCATCATCACCacatatttggactacattttgcaattaggaactataaattccggcccggtttaaaaacaacgtatgtgccatgagtttccctgtgcacatacgtgttttttcagatgagacagaTTTTATagctcaaaattgcaaaatgcagtccatttactAATGTTCAAGTGATGGCACGTTCCGGTGACAAAATCATGTTTGTCttgagagtctccaaaatgtatacattatACAtcatagtgatcaaatgtccaactGATCAGAAAATGGCTTGCGTAACGAGTGACCGGGGATCCAGGGGGCAGAGCCTCTTGGGCAGCCGCGACGGACGCGAAATGCGTGTCCAGAATGTATACTTAATCGAGAATTATACTTAATTATTATATCTGGATtaatagaaattaaaattatgggaATGACGTGTATCATGCACACATTGGTACATGTTTAATGGAAGTATAAGAATAACCTCTCTCCTTCGCCGCATCGTCCTCTTATAAAAATGTCATCTCTTTCTCGTAGGTATTATAGTTTGGCACCAACAGAAGTCGCTGGATGCAAGAAATAGGTCAAAAGAGGTTAAAGATGGTGCTTACGCACTTTTGGTTGCTGAATCCGACTTTGATGTTTCTCACCAAATTCGCCTTGTGCGTTTCCCGGAAAAGCCGGAAATCTGCGTGCGGTGAACGCTCTCCCGTAAGTCAAAACCACCCCCATGGTTACGTTACCGATGGTATTCTGtgcattcttcattttttttgacagtaaatattataaaaaaattgttagtgCGGAAGACAATGGAGATAACTACTTCTTCAATTTCGgaacagattttaaaaatattgtacaAAATAAGTGTATACATACCAAAGATAGTAAAAAAAGGGATGCAAACTTGCCATTCACAAAAGTGTCTTGACTAATTCTGCTCGTCACTTTATGTGGGTCATTACACTGATCGAAACTCAAGACGATACAGAATAACAAAATAGCAACTTCGGTTTCTCTTGCAAAGAAGCGTTATCTCCGTAGGTTGATACCGCCGAATTCTCATAGGTCAACGCACGGTTAGTGAATTCGCTCATATTGAGGAAACAATAATTATCAGTAACGTTGGCGATTAAAGTCAATTATCGGCCAGGGCTTATTTAATAGAGGAAAATAACTCACGATAACAGAATTACGAAAATTTAATAGGACTTATTTTACACCTACGTTACAGTTTTTCTCGTGATCTTCCTTAAATCATAATTGGATTAGGACTAACTTTATAAAATCGGTCAAATGGAAGAAGCAATAGCAGCAATCACCAGGTAGGCTCGTGAGTTGTAAGTAAGTAAGAGTAGGTTCCCCTTTTTAAGtttctctgttttttcttcttttttttacagagcGGTGGAATTTGTTGTGTGAAAAATCAATCTCTTCTCTCGGAGGAGCTTGTTATCCATAGGAAGCGCGTCCCCAAGGTGGCGGAAAGGGGGATGCCCATCAGAGATGATGGAAAGGTACCTAACTTGTTAGTTGTTACCACGGACCAAACAGATAAGGCAAACAGGGCTCCAATTTAAGCTGAAGAGCAAACAACTGTCTTGGAGATATACTCCGAAATCAAACTCTGGTCCTCCAGGTTAGGGGTTGGGGTATCGGGCTAACTCCTCGTTCcccgtgaaaaaattaaatcttaaaAAACCCAGCAGTTGCTGCATCGGTAACCAAGAGAAACATCGGATAAATCGACACAAATTACGTAAACGGACGCTGGAAATCAATACGTGGAATGTCCGAGGCATTTTCAAGAAACAAATAGAGGCCGTATCGGCAATAAAAATAAGTAGGTATAAATTTAGCCGTTTATACTGAGATCAAAAAGAAGAGACAAGAAGAGACAAGAAGAGGATCTTtcgtagaaattttaaaattcaaatttttatctttcttaatatttaattttaatttgtctattttttcagcaatcCTTGTGGCGAACATGATAATATACGGAGCGCTGAATTATATACAACATTTAGGAATCAGAGTTGAATTTCCCCTAGCATTGTCATGGGTGGCCAGCAGTGGGTTTCATATCCTTCATCATAAATACCCAAATAAAAATCTTGGAGTACAACTTCGTCTTTTTGACAAGGTAAGTACTCATCCGACCATCAAAAATATCAACCATGGAGCGGATGCGAATATGTATTTACTACATACTTATGGATTCAAAATTGCTCATAATTCAAAACCAAAATACTGAGTGAAAATCATTTCATCAGGAAGTAACCATGAGATCAGATATTCATTCTTGCATAATGTCACAATACGTTAGTTGCCCACCGCATCATATCAAGAGAACCTgattattttctctctgaatttCCTTTCGTTTTTGTCAAAACTGATGTCCTTATTTTTTACGTGATGTAATTAGGTTTCGAATTAAAAGCAAGGTCACTGCAATTTTGGATATaaactccccctcccccccatcccTAAAAGAAGCAAGATTGATTATAAAACCTCTGAGCCCACCTGAAACAGTAAGTCAGCGTCCTTATTTTAagcttgaaaatgaaaattgcgaCGAAAAATGTAAAGAATGGACTTCATAGGGTTTGAAAGGAGAGCAAACTTTCTAGGAGGAGAGCCAGGGAGATCTATCCAATCTGCCTCTCTCTCCTCCGATAAATCTATATGGCTCCTTCCAGGCTCCTCCCAAATGTGAGAGAATTTACTAAATAAGTGCATATGACGTATACCTTTCATTTCTGGAGTTGTAATTCGATTAATTTTCTGTAGGCTTTAAAATAGCTTCTAAGACggctcaattttacaaaatttttccaacGAGACTCCCATGGTCACCTTTTGCAGCTGAAGGAATGCCCAAAACCTCCTTCGGAACTGATCCGAGGATCTCCTTCGGTGGGATTATTTTCAGCTCCCGTAGACCCTACTTGATAAGGTGCTCTTTCGGCCCCACAA
This window encodes:
- the LOC140223922 gene encoding probable squalene--hopene cyclase, giving the protein MRLTTKAEEIEHTNLSDHLDAIDVPIKRATDALLADQKEDGHWVYEYESDATYPAEYIFMARFLGETPNLELEQKIARYLRRTQLPDGGWSLYAKGPTSIHSSVCAYLALKMIGDSPDAEHMIRARKAVLAAGGAEAANVLTRIRLALQGIISWDAVPAIPPEIMYLPRWFPFHLSRVACWARTSIVPLAVLSTKRAVGRPHGVRIDELFHCPPKQVGLLPRAPHQSTLCFSFFSAVNTILRSVEPLIPPKLRKRAIDRAVSWVEDRVRPDKASSLPHSCL